In Leishmania donovani BPK282A1 complete genome, chromosome 18, a genomic segment contains:
- a CDS encoding alpha glucosidase II subunit, putative, translating to MRRSHMAPIVFALLLLVTTVASAVTVVTTEGGLALEAIGYPNDVVRLTAKPGDKWTYQPDGIILPDAVALQATKGASDAQWSIPHGKCMLTISMAPPHVRFEFSCHGSSLVEVTAFADAMAAPEVNFTFPAAQTMYGLAEHAADLPLRGGNVYEMYNTDTFQYSVNSTEALYGVIPFIMAYAPKSTCGVLFLNPSETNVGVSADSAAPSCQWKPEVGAIDIFFLPGPTPTKVQQQHAALTGATVMPPYFSLGLHQCRWNYLNTKDCLSVDEGFDTHNMPYDVLWLDIEHTDKKKYFTWDPYTFPDPKALTDALASKGRKLVTVRDPHVKRDEGYYVHNEAQKGGYYVKDASGEDYVGKCWPGSSSWPDFFNTRTRVWYSQFFHDDRYPGGSRDIHTWVDMNEPSVFGGERGTMPKTAVHSLDNGHTVEHRFVHNAYSFYSVQAVHKGMLEAGGPNTAPERPFILTRSFFSGSQRYAAMWTGDNMARWDHLENSIPELLSLSISNYPFCGCDIGGFFFDPEEELFVRWMQAGVFVPFYRAHSHLDTKRREPWTFSAEAQSLVRSALALRYAMLPYLYTTFYHAHTEGNTIMRPLFYEFPRQSELREVQNTYLFGPSILVRPVVKPSVTEVTVPLPKEALWYNYFSGELAVGQHTMPVDKDTIPMFLRGGHIVPMKLRLRRSSFAARLDPFTLFVALNAQGNSYGDLYIDDGTTYDYKKGAFVHRAFSYSNQVLQNSAYPNSPGTSGLYNAVNAVERVVIYGYVGKVSKAVLNTRVDETEVATPLEFEQLGQTVVVRKPSVLVAADWIISFENE from the coding sequence ATGCGACGTTCTCATATGGCCCCGATTGTTTTTGCACTACTCCTGCTGGTGACCACCGTCGCCTCGGCGGTGACCGTGGTAACGACAGAGGGCGGTCTGGCATTGGAGGCGATCGGCTACCCAAACGATGTGGTGCGACTGACTGCGAAGCCGGGGGACAAGTGGACATATCAGCCCGATGGCATCATCCTGCCAGACGCTGTGGCATTACAGGCTACCAAAGGAGCTAGCGACGCGCAGTGGAGCATCCCACACGGGAAGTGCATGCTGACGATTAGCATGGCGCCTCCGCATGTGCGCTTCGAGTTCTCGTGCCACGGGAGCTCACTCGTAGAGGTGACCGCATTCGCCgacgcgatggcggcgccggaggtCAACTTCACATTCCCTGCTGCACAGACGATGTACGGCCTGGCCGAACACGCAGCGGACCTGCCGCTGCGAGGGGGGAACGTGTACGAAATGTACAACACGGACACCTTCCAGTATTCGGTAAACAGTACCGAGGCGCTCTACGGCGTCATCCCCTTTATCATGGCGTACGCGCCGAAGTCCACGTGCGGCGTTCTCTTTCTCAACCCGTCTGAGACCAATGTGGGCGTCAGCGCCGACAGTGCGGCACCGTCGTGTCAATGGAAGCCCGAGGTCGGCGCGATCGACATCTTTTTCCTGCCGGGCCCCACTCCGACaaaggtgcagcagcagcacgcggctCTCACTGGAGCGACGGTGATGCCACCCTACTTCAGTCTGGGACTGCACCAGTGCCGCTGGAACTACTTGAACACGAAGGACTGCCTCTCCGTGGACGAGGGCTTCGATACTCATAATATGCCGTACGACGTGCTGTGGCTTGACATCGAGCACACCGACAAGAAAAAGTACTTCACGTGGGACCCCTACACCTTCCCTGACCCCAAGGCACTGACGGACGCCCTGGCGTCCAAGGGTCGAAAGTTGGTCACTGTCAGGGACCCGCACGTGAAGCGCGACGAGGGGTATTACGTGCACAATGAGGCTCAGAAGGGTGGCTACTACGTCAAAGATGCCTCTGGGGAGGACTACGTGGGCAAATGCTGGCCGGGGAGCAGCTCGTGGCCGGACTTCttcaacacacgcacgcgcgtctgGTACTCGCAGTTCTTCCACGATGACCGCTACCcgggcggcagccgcgacatCCACACCTGGGTGGACATGAACGAGCCGTCAGTGTTCGGTGGCGAGAGGGGCACCATGCCCAAGACGGCGGTGCACAGCCTGGACAATGGCCATACCGTCGAGCATCGTTTTGTGCACAACGCGTACAGCTTCTACTCGGTCCAGGCTGTCCACAAAGGAATGCTCGAAGCCGGCGGCCCCAACACGGCGCCCGAGCGTCCTTTCATCCTTACGCGAAGCTTCTTTTCTGGGTCGCAGCGGTATGCGGCGATGTGGACGGGCGACAACATGGCCCGCTGGGACCACCTGGAGAACAGCATTCCAGAGCTGCTCTCCTTGTCCATCTCAAACTACCCtttctgcggctgcgacaTTGGTGGCTTCTTCTTCGAccccgaggaggagctgtTTGTGCGGTGGATGCAGGCCGGTGTCTTTGTGCCGTTTTACCGCGCCCACTCCCACCTCGATACGAAGCGTCGCGAGCCGTGGACGTTCTCGGCTGAGGCCCAGTCTCTTGTTCGAAGCGCCTTGGCGCTGCGGTACGCCATGCTGCCGTACCTCTACACTACTTTCTACCACGCGCATACCGAGGGCAACACCATCATGCGCCCTCTCTTCTACGAATTCCCTAGGCAGTCGGAGTTGCGCGAGGTGCAGAACACTTACCTCTTCGGCCCCTCCATTCTAGTGCGGCCAGTAGTGAAGCCGAGCGTGACGgaggtgacggtgccgctgcccaaGGAAGCGCTGTGGTACAACTACTTCTCGGGCGAGCTGGCAGTCGGACAGCACACAATGCCAGTGGACAAAGATACGATACCGATGTTCCTGCGTGGTGGCCACATTGTCCCAATGAAGTTGCGGcttcggcgcagcagctttgCAGCCCGCCTGGACCCTTTCACGCTCTTCGTGGCCCTCAACGCGCAGGGAAACAGCTACGGGGACCTGTACATTGACGATGGTACCACCTACGATTACAAAAAGGGCGCCTTTGTGCACCGCGCATTCTCCTACTCGAATCAGGTGCTCCAGAACAGCGCCTACCCGAACTCCCCGGGGACCTCAGGGCTTTACAACGCCGTCAACGCCGTCGAGCGTGTTGTGATCTACGGCTACGTTGGCAAGGTCAGCAAGGCGGTCTTGAACACCCGCGTGGACGAGACGGaggtggcgacgccgctcgAGTTCGAGCAGCTGGGACAGACCGTGGTTGTCCGCAAGCCCAGCGTCCTCGTGGCGGCCGACTGGATCATCTCGTTTGAGAATGAATAG
- a CDS encoding serine/threonine protein phosphatase type 5, putative, with protein sequence MEESDRLKQEGNAYFQEKKFQHAVESYSQAIEAHKTPTLLCNRAFAYLKLELPGAALVDAQEAIEIDPGFVKAYYRKASAHLLLGKFKDAQKEFAAVLKLVPTEKDARQKYDLCEKELKRIRFENAIKSKDGEPVSTTIKLGAIAASYDGPRIENDTITVQFVEAMQEHFRVEKKIDRRDVVFMLLEVLKLFKSYPNFVTVTVPDGEDITVCGDTHGQFYDLLNIFKLNGKPSPTNRYLFNGDFVDRGSYSVENVLTLFAYKLLYPEHVFLSRGNHEGLSMNRVYGFEGEVRAKYSAEVFDLFSEVFNALPTGHIINDEVFVVHGGLYSRDDVTIADLQKPNRFRDIPENGLICESLWADPQPMPGRTPSKRGVDCPSFGPDVTENFLKNNNLKLVVRSHEVKEDGYEVDHNGKCITVFSAPNYCDQMGNKGAFIRFTGGTMKPKYTTFTHVAHPGKRPMQYACGAGLF encoded by the coding sequence ATGGAGGAGTCTGACCGCCTGAAGCAGGAAGGCAACGCGTACTTCCAGGAAAAGAAGTTTCAGCACGCGGTAGAGTCGTACTCGCAGGCCATTGAGGCGCACaagacgccgacgctgctgtgcaacCGCGCCTTTGCCTACCTGAAGTTGGAGCTGCCCGGAGCGGCACTTGTAGATGCACAAGAGGCGATCGAGATCGACCCTGGCTTTGTGAAGGCGTACTACCGCAAGGCGTCTGCCCACCTGTTGCTTGGCAAGTTCAAGGATGCGCAGAAGGAGTTCGCCGCCGTTCTTAAGCTTGTGCCCACCGAGAAGGATGCCCGACAAAAGTATGACCTGTGCGAAAAGGAGCTCAAGCGCATTCGCTTCGAGAACGCCATCAAGTCCAAGGACGGCGAGCCGGTATCTACTACCATCAAGCTCGGTGCCATCGCTGCGTCGTACGATGGGCCGCGCATCGAGAATGACACGATTACGGTGCAGTTCGTGGAGGCGATGCAGGAGCACTTCCGCGTTGAGAAAAAGATAGATCGCCGTGACGTCGTCTTTATGCTGCTGGAGGTTTTAAAGCTGTTTAAGTCGTACCCCAATTTCGTCACAGTCACAGTGCCAGACGGCGAGGACATTACCGTTTGCGGTGACACGCATGGCCAGTTCTACGACCTGCTCAACATATTCAAGCTGAATGGCAAGCCGTCGCCGACAAACCGCTACCTCTTTAACGGCGACTTTGTCGATCGTGGATCCTACTCGGTGGAGAACGTTCTCACCTTGTTCGCGTACAAGCTGCTGTACCCAGAGcacgtcttcctctctcgcggCAACCACGAGGGACTCTCGATGAACCGCGTCTACGGTTTTGAGGGAGAGGTGCGGGCCAAGTACTCGGCCGAGGTGTTTGATCTGTTCTCAGAGGTCTTCAACGCCCTCCCGACGGGGCACATCATCAACGATGAGGTGTTCGTTGTCCACGGCGGTCTCTACTCGCGCGACGACGTCACCATCGCCGACCTGCAGAAGCCGAATCGGTTTCGAGACATCCCCGAGAACGGTCTCATTTGTGAGAGTCTTTGGGCGGACCCACAGCCGATGCCGGGTCGCACACCGAGCAAGCGCGGCGTCGACTGCCCATCTTTCGGCCCCGACGTCACGGAGAACTTCCTGAAGAATAATAATTTGAAGCTCGTCGTGCGCTCACACGAGGTGAAAGAGGACGGCTACGAGGTGGACCACAACGGCAAGTGCATCACCGTGTTCAGTGCCCCGAATTACTGCGACCAGATGGGCAACAAGGGCGCCTTCATTCGCTTCACGGGAGGCACGATGAAGCCCAAATACACCACCTTTACGCACGTGGCCCACCCTGGCAAGCGGCCAATGCAGTACGCCTGTGGAGCGGGTCTATTTTAA